The following proteins are co-located in the Terriglobales bacterium genome:
- a CDS encoding radical SAM protein, translating to MSSLPLYPKPPETHLVGIANLASEAEHVDSGHKVEFFSLPVRSILNRCVSRRNLPFTWTINPYRGCEFACKYCYARYTHEFMEIRDPNEFEHKIFVKDEAAWLLRRDLKKVRKGEEIAIGTATDPYQPAERRHCVTRSILEELARHAGLEIGIVTKSNLVLRDIDVLMQVAERNTIGVHITVTTLNVDLARITEPRAPRPDLRLDAVRRLNEAGIHAGVICAPVLPGITDKPRDLEALVKAANEANAVNIFANPLFLKPCSRAIFLPFIKERFPDLVPRYEQMYGERDFGSQTYRKHLNALMSKFKKKYGIGSPGPRGPIREYTPAKVSEQLALF from the coding sequence ATGTCTTCCCTCCCTTTGTATCCGAAGCCGCCGGAGACTCACCTTGTAGGCATTGCTAATCTGGCCAGCGAAGCCGAGCATGTCGATAGCGGCCATAAGGTTGAGTTCTTTTCGCTCCCGGTGCGATCGATCCTGAACCGCTGCGTCTCACGCCGCAATCTTCCCTTCACCTGGACCATTAATCCTTATCGCGGCTGCGAGTTCGCCTGCAAATATTGCTATGCGCGTTACACGCACGAGTTCATGGAGATCCGCGATCCTAACGAGTTCGAGCACAAGATCTTCGTCAAGGACGAGGCAGCGTGGCTCCTGCGTCGCGACCTGAAGAAGGTTCGCAAAGGCGAGGAGATTGCTATTGGGACGGCTACAGATCCATATCAGCCGGCTGAGCGCAGGCATTGCGTAACCCGGTCGATTTTGGAAGAGCTGGCGCGCCATGCCGGGCTGGAGATTGGCATTGTGACTAAGTCGAACCTGGTTTTGCGCGATATCGATGTGCTGATGCAAGTCGCGGAGCGAAACACGATAGGCGTGCACATAACAGTCACAACTCTGAACGTCGATCTTGCTCGCATCACCGAACCTCGTGCTCCGCGTCCTGATCTGCGGCTGGATGCCGTTCGCAGACTCAACGAGGCTGGGATCCATGCTGGAGTGATTTGTGCACCGGTTCTTCCGGGCATTACCGACAAGCCCAGAGATCTGGAAGCCTTAGTGAAAGCCGCCAACGAGGCGAACGCCGTAAACATCTTTGCCAATCCGCTGTTCTTGAAGCCATGCTCGAGAGCGATCTTTCTGCCATTCATCAAAGAACGGTTTCCTGATCTAGTGCCGCGATACGAGCAGATGTACGGAGAGCGTGATTTTGGCTCTCAGACCTACCGCAAGCACCTGAATGCGCTCATGAGCAAATTCAAAAAGAAATATGGAATCGGTTCTCCCGGGCCACGCGGCCCGATCCGCGAATACACGCCTGCCAAAGTGTCTGAGCAATTGGCTTTGTTTTGA
- a CDS encoding DUF5668 domain-containing protein has protein sequence MTPNRRGATGTLVSGLVVAGIGVVLLLDRFGIVDSGILWKFWPAFFCVIGLVRLIEANNTGEQIWGGFFISLGTLLILHEFGYIRFGIGQLWPLIMIVAGLLLAWQANEVREGRKGFCMPRVFGPRPDGGGPLSSVAIFGGIERRLEGTIGDGGNLLAFFGGFKIDLSRAEIEGERIVIDATAIFGGGEIIIPEWWKVSVEGLGIFGGYVDKTRHVPRPDRPVKTVVVRGAAIFGGIEVKSY, from the coding sequence ATGACTCCTAATCGAAGAGGAGCAACTGGAACTCTGGTTTCCGGACTTGTGGTGGCTGGCATCGGCGTTGTGCTGCTTCTCGATCGGTTCGGGATCGTTGATTCAGGCATCTTGTGGAAGTTCTGGCCAGCATTCTTTTGTGTAATCGGCCTGGTTCGCCTGATCGAAGCGAACAACACTGGCGAACAGATATGGGGTGGATTTTTCATATCGCTCGGCACGCTGCTCATCCTGCACGAGTTCGGATATATCCGCTTCGGCATCGGCCAGCTTTGGCCGCTGATCATGATCGTCGCCGGTTTGCTTCTCGCCTGGCAAGCCAATGAAGTACGCGAAGGACGAAAGGGCTTCTGTATGCCTCGGGTCTTCGGCCCACGCCCGGATGGTGGAGGACCGTTGAGCTCTGTAGCCATCTTTGGCGGCATCGAGCGACGGCTCGAGGGAACAATAGGCGACGGAGGGAACCTGCTCGCGTTCTTCGGCGGCTTCAAGATCGATCTATCGCGCGCCGAGATCGAAGGCGAGCGTATTGTCATTGACGCCACTGCCATCTTTGGTGGCGGCGAGATCATTATTCCCGAATGGTGGAAAGTGTCGGTGGAAGGCCTCGGAATCTTTGGTGGCTATGTCGATAAGACTCGACACGTCCCTCGCCCTGATCGGCCAGTAAAAACCGTTGTGGTCCGTGGCGCCGCGATCTTTGGAGGCATCGAGGTCAAGAGTTACTAG
- a CDS encoding histidine kinase: MHPILGYPRRLGLYLFTWMLVSELLFYVVTYHHGGIDKFQSGLFFFPLSLIYAFICLSAWYSCRGIPLEDTSFTGMLIPHLLAALIIAFFWALMARALASGLSRIPSLQGFDEKVVRSIPVFLAMGILLYLLAVALFYVLLAQEASREAEQRESQARVLARDAELRALKAQVNPHFLFNSLHSISALTSSDPKRAREMCIALADFLRATLGLGEKALIPLEEELSLIHSFLAVEKIRFGARLRMEEQIDPGTLDCMVPPLILQPLVENAVVHGIANLTEGGWIQLRVGTTHGSENSDQSSVSIEVENRFDPEAPARRKSGVGLANVRQRLDTRYGNNATFSVSKNGEHFHVGLTLPAERKAVPA; the protein is encoded by the coding sequence ATGCATCCGATCCTCGGATATCCGCGGCGGCTTGGGCTTTATCTCTTCACCTGGATGCTGGTGAGCGAGCTGCTGTTCTACGTCGTGACCTATCATCACGGCGGAATCGATAAGTTCCAGTCTGGACTTTTTTTCTTTCCACTCTCTCTCATATACGCATTCATCTGTCTCTCTGCCTGGTACTCCTGTCGCGGCATTCCCCTGGAGGACACGAGCTTCACCGGAATGCTGATCCCCCACTTGTTAGCAGCGCTCATCATTGCATTCTTCTGGGCCTTGATGGCACGAGCACTCGCCAGCGGCCTTTCGCGCATACCTTCGCTGCAGGGATTCGACGAGAAGGTTGTGAGAAGCATTCCGGTTTTTCTGGCGATGGGAATCCTTCTGTACCTGCTCGCGGTTGCGTTGTTCTATGTGTTGCTGGCCCAGGAGGCATCACGCGAGGCCGAACAACGCGAATCACAGGCGCGAGTGCTCGCTCGCGATGCAGAGTTGCGAGCCCTTAAAGCACAGGTAAATCCGCATTTTCTTTTCAATAGCCTGCACTCGATCAGCGCATTGACCAGCAGTGATCCGAAGCGGGCGCGGGAAATGTGCATTGCCCTCGCCGACTTTCTTCGTGCCACGTTGGGATTAGGTGAGAAAGCGCTGATCCCCCTGGAAGAGGAACTGTCCCTGATTCATTCTTTTCTTGCTGTAGAAAAGATCCGCTTTGGTGCGCGGTTAAGAATGGAAGAACAAATCGATCCCGGGACTCTCGACTGCATGGTGCCTCCGTTGATCCTTCAGCCGTTGGTGGAAAACGCAGTCGTGCACGGCATCGCCAATCTCACCGAGGGAGGATGGATCCAGCTTCGCGTCGGCACAACCCACGGCTCCGAAAACTCGGACCAATCAAGCGTAAGCATCGAGGTGGAGAATCGTTTCGATCCGGAGGCTCCCGCGCGCCGGAAGAGCGGTGTGGGCCTTGCGAATGTTCGTCAGCGTCTCGACACGCGATACGGGAATAATGCGACCTTTTCTGTGAGCAAGAACGGGGAGCATTTTCATGTAGGGCTAACCCTTCCTGCCGAGAGAAAGGCGGTGCCGGCATGA
- a CDS encoding LytTR family DNA-binding domain-containing protein: MTQSNRIRAVIVDDEDLARQMVRELLEVHPEIEIVAECANGFEAVKAATELKPDLLFLDIQMPKLDGFEVLELIGTDMSVIFATAYDQHALRAFEVHAVDYLLKPFGAERFEQALARARQRMGEKLPLPSDLKASTRAQGEFAERIVVRDGTRVHIIPIAKLDYAEAQDDYVALASEGKKHLKQQTISSLETSLDPARFLRIHRSYIVNLERVTKIEPYGKDTHLSILNDGTRLPVSRSGYGRLRAVLDQKG, translated from the coding sequence ATGACCCAAAGCAACAGGATCCGAGCCGTCATCGTCGATGATGAAGATTTGGCGCGCCAGATGGTTCGCGAGCTTCTGGAAGTTCATCCCGAGATAGAAATCGTCGCCGAGTGCGCAAATGGGTTTGAAGCGGTAAAGGCAGCGACGGAACTCAAGCCCGATTTGCTTTTTCTCGACATCCAGATGCCCAAGCTTGATGGCTTCGAGGTCTTGGAGCTAATCGGTACCGACATGTCCGTAATCTTCGCCACGGCCTACGATCAGCACGCGCTGCGTGCGTTTGAGGTACATGCGGTCGATTACCTGCTAAAACCCTTCGGCGCAGAACGCTTCGAGCAAGCGCTGGCCAGGGCGCGTCAGCGAATGGGCGAAAAGCTGCCACTACCATCGGATTTGAAGGCATCCACACGCGCTCAAGGAGAATTCGCCGAAAGGATCGTAGTTCGCGACGGAACACGAGTGCACATCATTCCGATCGCAAAGCTGGATTACGCCGAGGCGCAGGATGATTATGTCGCACTAGCTAGCGAAGGCAAGAAACACCTGAAGCAGCAAACAATTTCCAGCCTGGAAACGTCTCTCGATCCGGCTCGTTTTCTACGAATTCACCGGTCGTACATCGTGAATCTGGAACGCGTAACAAAAATCGAGCCGTACGGGAAAGACACACATTTGAGCATCCTTAACGACGGCACGCGGCTTCCGGTAAGCCGGTCAGGATATGGACGGCTGCGCGCGGTCTTGGATCAGAAGGGCTAG
- a CDS encoding recombinase family protein, translating into MANVERVRQVLSSPFGAEDIKSQTEQGWKIVAIEWEREVPEAAAQSAATGEEPPFGLQVAKDSEQLEVNPTEREALFLMMELTVQEGPYSRIAEELNRRGFRTRQGFKWTPVSVFQMLPRLIEVGPRIFSTEEWQERRRKLKAAGL; encoded by the coding sequence GTGGCCAACGTTGAGCGTGTTCGCCAGGTTCTTTCATCGCCGTTTGGAGCTGAAGACATAAAAAGTCAAACCGAGCAGGGCTGGAAGATCGTCGCTATCGAATGGGAACGCGAGGTGCCTGAGGCAGCCGCCCAATCAGCCGCGACCGGTGAAGAACCTCCGTTTGGTCTGCAGGTCGCGAAGGATTCCGAGCAACTTGAGGTGAATCCGACGGAGAGGGAGGCGCTCTTCCTGATGATGGAACTCACAGTTCAGGAAGGTCCATACTCCCGGATTGCCGAAGAACTCAATCGTCGCGGTTTCCGCACTCGACAGGGGTTCAAGTGGACTCCGGTATCAGTCTTTCAAATGCTTCCACGGCTGATCGAAGTGGGTCCACGAATTTTCTCGACTGAAGAATGGCAGGAGCGCCGGCGGAAGCTGAAGGCTGCGGGGCTTTAG